From the genome of Gemmatimonadota bacterium:
GTTGGGCAATGGGGCCACGGCGTGCCGGACCCGCGCTGATCATCGGCCCTGCCGCTTGCCTCCTCGGCGGCGCATCTCACCAGGACCCAATGGGTTGAGCTCTCAGGGGCCCCGGTCACGGCCCTCTGTGCGCCAGACGGCCCCCGGTCGGCCCCCCCGGGGGGAAGAGGCCCGGCCTCAGGATGAAGGCGGAATCGGTCCCCGGACTGTCCGAACCCCCCCCATCCCGGCTTCCTTCGGTCGGATTCCAGGCGGGGCCAGCCGCGGTCGTGCCTGCATAACCTCCAACCCAGACGGAAGTTAGCTCAATGAAGAGAAGCCGGTCGGGGCGCGGGACAAAAACAACAATCTTAGGAACACCCCCGTTTTTCTCCCACGGCGTGAAAAACCGCTCCCGTGCCGTGTCCCATGGTGGGAATCCAGGCCAGCCGCCCCTTGGATTCGTCGATAGTCCGGCCCGACGGTCGGGAAAGCAGGAGGAACCATCATGCGGAACATCACTCTTCTGGCACTTTTGCTGGCACTGACGCTCTTCTCCTCATCCGCGTGGGCGCTTCGGGCTCCCGTGTACTTCACCGTGGAGAGCGACGGACAGGGATTCCTGTCCCCGATCAACAATGAAGTCATGGCCTTCTCTCCCGACGGGGCCGAGATTTTCCATTCCTCCCAGTACACGCCCACCGGGTGGCCGGACCGAAACAACAGGCTGGTTCAGTTCTCCTTCTGGATGGGCCTGAGCCATGAAGACGAACTGGACGCCATGTCCTGGGGCTTCGATCCGATCGAGCCCGTGGATCAGGGGAGTGGAGATCAGCCGCTGAATCGGGATGTGTTCTTCTCGGTGGACCGGAAGGCTGTCGGTACCCCGGGTTCCTGGCCGCCGGATGTCTTCACCGAGGCGGGCATGGGGCAGGCCCCGGGAGACATCTACTTTACACTGCGAAACGACAACGGGTTTGCCATCGGGAACCACCTGGGAGTTCCCGAGATCATGCTCGGACTCGGCACGGGCACACAGACCGAGACTCCGGACGAACTGGACGGCTTCGACTTTGGCAAGCAGCACGATGAACCAAGGCCGCAGGAAGGCCCGTTCCTGTACTTCTCGCTGAATCGCGTGTCCTGCGGGCTTCCGGGAAATGCCGCATGGACGGAGTGCGCGTCCTCCGGCCCGCCGGAGCAGGCCGCCGACATCTTCATCACCAACTTCAGCGGATCGCACGGCCTCTTCGCGGATGAGAAGTCGATGGGCCTCGACGGCAACGACGACAACATCGACGCCTTCGCGCTCTACGACTGGGGTCCGGAAGGTCAGCCCAACGGGATCCTGGATCGGGGGATGGACCAGATCTGGTTCTCGGTCGACGGTG
Proteins encoded in this window:
- a CDS encoding T9SS type A sorting domain-containing protein, whose product is MRNITLLALLLALTLFSSSAWALRAPVYFTVESDGQGFLSPINNEVMAFSPDGAEIFHSSQYTPTGWPDRNNRLVQFSFWMGLSHEDELDAMSWGFDPIEPVDQGSGDQPLNRDVFFSVDRKAVGTPGSWPPDVFTEAGMGQAPGDIYFTLRNDNGFAIGNHLGVPEIMLGLGTGTQTETPDELDGFDFGKQHDEPRPQEGPFLYFSLNRVSCGLPGNAAWTECASSGPPEQAADIFITNFSGSHGLFADEKSMGLDGNDDNIDAFALYDWGPEGQPNGILDRGMDQIWFSVDGVGTWGLPGTAVNTECTAGNCAGDIFWSDFTGYNLKVLDGFQLGLVEPIPAIPLQEDEDDLDGLDVALILDTDNDHIPDLVDNCPYTFNPMQGDADLNGVGDVCDTTSTTGVDELMGGADMEHGLHEASPNPFARSTELSFALAAEGHATLDIYNVSGRHMTRLVDENLAAGGHTVNWNGMDESGSAAPAGVYFARFVTDGTTETRKLILIK